A window of Streptomyces sp. SAI-127 contains these coding sequences:
- a CDS encoding glycoside hydrolase family 32 protein: MSTPPVDPHLPAVHLRPPRNWINDPNGLVFHDGHYHVFFQYNPYGPQHANMHWGHFRSPDLVTWEELPVALDPTPGGDDADGCFSGNAVSIGGRLVAFYSANRTGRWWQPVTTAESHDGGHTWAKRPELLIPKPPADTTMYRDPYVWQEEDRWRMLVGSALADGRGAAQLYESTDLDHWQHLGPFAVDTPRPLPGGTDTGAGWECPQYAFWPVPDGAGRQGLLIISTWDHDAGPQATAAYSGRETLNGTFHPTAPVRLDHGPDFYAPALLRAPDGRWLLWAWSWEAREPTWVGEAGWAGLLTLPREITLTADGTVHQQPAREVTALRGEQLLYATGPVQADPVALGEVGSTFDLTARLTPPPGHTGGLRLATSADASEHLDVTVDADAGEVVVDRSHASRDPRAVGGTYRIPYPAARSGAPVELRMVVDRSVVEVFLSTGEALTLRFYPDSDAPWSLQARSVDFTVQAWNLAAPKVVGHVAEPGPDTQDAPHAHHPIPAQGAPCP, from the coding sequence GTGTCCACGCCGCCCGTCGACCCCCACCTGCCCGCAGTACACCTGCGCCCGCCGCGCAACTGGATCAACGACCCCAACGGCCTGGTCTTCCACGACGGCCACTACCACGTGTTCTTCCAGTACAACCCGTACGGTCCGCAACACGCGAACATGCACTGGGGGCACTTCCGCAGCCCGGACCTGGTCACCTGGGAAGAGCTCCCGGTCGCCCTGGACCCCACCCCGGGCGGTGACGACGCCGACGGGTGCTTCTCCGGCAACGCCGTCTCCATCGGCGGCCGGCTGGTGGCGTTCTACTCCGCCAACCGCACCGGCCGCTGGTGGCAGCCGGTCACCACCGCCGAATCCCACGACGGCGGCCACACCTGGGCCAAGCGGCCGGAGTTGCTCATCCCGAAGCCGCCCGCCGACACCACGATGTACCGCGACCCCTATGTCTGGCAGGAGGAAGACCGCTGGCGGATGCTGGTCGGCTCGGCGCTCGCCGACGGCCGGGGCGCCGCCCAGCTGTACGAGTCGACGGACCTGGACCACTGGCAGCACCTCGGCCCGTTCGCCGTCGACACCCCGAGGCCGCTGCCCGGCGGCACCGACACCGGCGCCGGCTGGGAGTGCCCCCAGTACGCCTTCTGGCCGGTGCCCGACGGCGCGGGGCGGCAGGGCCTGCTGATCATCAGTACCTGGGACCACGATGCCGGCCCCCAGGCCACCGCCGCCTACTCCGGCCGCGAGACCCTGAACGGCACCTTCCACCCCACTGCACCTGTCCGGCTCGACCACGGCCCGGACTTCTACGCCCCCGCACTGCTGCGCGCCCCGGACGGGCGCTGGCTGCTGTGGGCCTGGTCATGGGAGGCCCGGGAACCCACCTGGGTCGGAGAGGCGGGCTGGGCCGGACTGCTCACCCTCCCCCGCGAGATCACCCTCACTGCCGACGGCACCGTCCACCAGCAGCCTGCCCGGGAAGTCACCGCACTGCGCGGCGAGCAACTCCTGTACGCCACCGGCCCCGTCCAGGCGGACCCGGTCGCACTCGGCGAAGTCGGCAGCACCTTCGACCTCACCGCCCGGCTCACACCTCCGCCGGGCCATACAGGCGGCCTCCGGCTGGCCACCTCGGCCGACGCAAGCGAACACCTGGATGTCACGGTCGACGCCGACGCCGGCGAAGTGGTCGTCGACCGCTCCCACGCCTCCCGCGATCCCCGGGCCGTCGGCGGCACATACCGCATCCCTTACCCGGCGGCCCGTTCCGGCGCACCGGTCGAACTGCGCATGGTGGTCGACCGGTCCGTCGTCGAAGTCTTCCTCAGCACCGGCGAAGCCCTGACCCTGCGCTTCTACCCGGACTCCGACGCCCCCTGGTCGCTGCAGGCCCGATCCGTCGACTTCACCGTCCAGGCATGGAATCTCGCCGCCCCCAAGGTCGTCGGCCACGTTGCGGAACCCGGCCCCGACACCCAGGACGCCCCGCACGCGCACCACCCGATTCCCGCACAAGGAGCGCCATGTCCCTAA
- a CDS encoding glycoside hydrolase family 32 protein yields MSLTTRPRRRLLTALTVLSGLGLLAATPAAADTLYHELYRPQFHFTPSQNWMNDPNGLIWYKGQYHLFFQYNPSGNSWGNISWGHAVSTDLVHWKQLPVAIPQDDNEMVFSGSVVLDKNNTTGFGTRTNPPLVAVYTSLVKYTDVQRQSLAYSTDGGTTWKKYSGNPVLDLGSVNFRDPKVFWYAPTHSWLMAVALSDQHKIAFYSSSNLKDWTHLSDFGPAGATGGVWECPDLFPLPVDGNAKKTKWVLAVNLNPGAIAGGSGAQYFVGDFDGKKFTADDSGTYTPPSGTALQDFESGSFGDWTADGSAFGTAPTTGALDGQSAVTGSDGKAFANSFHGGDASTGTLTSPAFTVTSNYINFKVGGGNHPYQPGSTQSDEPAPTGETLADFEGSTYTSPIGDWTTTGDAFGTAPAQGTLPNQQQVTGYLGNGLANSYLNGDATTGTLTSPTFTIDKKYLDFLIGGGYHAASSDAPTAVELVVDGKMVRSATGANAEALNWASWDLSDLQGKQAQIKVVDANTGGWGHLNLDQVVLSDTQAKPRSDETGVNLLVDGKIVQSATGADSENLDWASFNTTAYKGKQVQLQIVDANTGGWGHVLADHFTAADQPALSTTQRAHWLDHGQDFYAANTFTDVPGGRRVMIAWMNSWNYGGNIPTSPWRSADTFPRQLALRTVNGKTQLVQNPVSELRTLRGSTTTVPARTVTDGATPLDVQGNTLELKADLTPGTATRFGLDVRTGAAGQRTRIGYDTATGEVYLDRTASGATDFDPTFSSTEHAPLALDGKPLHLHVLVDTSSVEVYAQNARGEQVVLTDQIFPDPSSTGVDVFADNGTAELTHLQAWQLASTWK; encoded by the coding sequence ATGTCCCTAACGACCCGTCCCCGCCGCAGACTTCTCACGGCTCTGACCGTCCTGTCCGGGCTGGGCCTGCTCGCCGCCACGCCGGCCGCCGCCGACACCCTCTACCACGAGCTGTACCGGCCCCAGTTCCACTTCACGCCGTCCCAGAACTGGATGAACGACCCCAACGGTTTGATCTGGTACAAGGGCCAGTACCACCTGTTCTTCCAGTACAACCCGTCCGGCAACAGCTGGGGCAACATCTCCTGGGGCCACGCCGTCAGCACCGACCTCGTCCACTGGAAGCAACTCCCGGTCGCCATCCCCCAGGACGACAACGAGATGGTCTTCTCCGGCAGCGTGGTGCTCGACAAGAACAACACCACCGGCTTCGGGACCAGGACCAACCCGCCGCTGGTCGCCGTCTACACCAGCCTGGTGAAGTACACAGACGTCCAGAGGCAGTCCCTGGCGTACAGCACGGACGGCGGCACCACCTGGAAGAAGTACTCCGGCAACCCGGTCCTCGACCTGGGCTCCGTCAACTTCCGTGACCCGAAGGTCTTCTGGTACGCCCCCACCCACAGCTGGCTGATGGCCGTCGCCCTCTCCGACCAGCACAAGATCGCCTTCTACAGCTCCTCGAACCTCAAGGACTGGACCCACCTGAGCGACTTCGGCCCGGCCGGAGCGACCGGCGGCGTGTGGGAGTGCCCGGACCTGTTCCCGCTGCCGGTGGACGGCAACGCCAAGAAGACCAAGTGGGTGCTGGCGGTCAACCTCAACCCCGGTGCCATCGCGGGCGGTTCCGGCGCCCAGTACTTCGTCGGCGACTTCGACGGCAAGAAGTTCACCGCCGACGACAGCGGCACCTACACCCCGCCGAGCGGCACCGCGCTGCAAGATTTCGAGTCCGGCTCCTTCGGCGACTGGACGGCCGACGGGAGCGCGTTCGGCACCGCGCCGACGACCGGGGCGCTGGACGGCCAGAGTGCGGTCACCGGCTCCGACGGAAAGGCCTTCGCCAACAGCTTCCACGGCGGCGACGCCTCCACCGGCACGCTGACCTCGCCCGCGTTCACCGTGACCAGCAACTACATCAACTTCAAGGTAGGCGGCGGCAACCACCCGTACCAGCCCGGCTCCACACAGAGCGACGAGCCGGCACCCACCGGCGAAACACTCGCCGACTTCGAGGGCAGCACCTACACCAGTCCCATCGGCGACTGGACCACCACCGGCGACGCCTTCGGTACCGCCCCGGCCCAGGGAACCCTCCCCAACCAGCAACAGGTCACCGGCTACCTCGGCAACGGGCTCGCCAACAGCTACCTGAACGGCGACGCCACCACCGGCACCCTCACCTCCCCGACCTTCACCATCGACAAGAAGTACCTGGACTTCCTCATCGGCGGCGGCTACCACGCCGCGAGTTCCGACGCCCCCACGGCCGTCGAACTCGTCGTCGACGGCAAGATGGTGCGCTCCGCCACCGGCGCCAACGCCGAGGCCCTGAACTGGGCCTCCTGGGACCTGTCCGACCTGCAGGGCAAGCAGGCCCAGATCAAGGTCGTGGACGCCAACACCGGCGGCTGGGGCCACCTCAACCTCGACCAGGTCGTCCTCTCCGACACCCAGGCCAAGCCCCGCTCTGATGAGACCGGCGTCAACCTGCTGGTCGACGGCAAGATCGTCCAGAGCGCCACCGGCGCCGACTCCGAGAACCTCGACTGGGCCTCCTTCAACACCACCGCCTACAAGGGCAAGCAGGTCCAGCTCCAGATCGTCGACGCCAACACCGGCGGCTGGGGACACGTCCTCGCCGACCACTTCACCGCCGCCGACCAGCCCGCTCTGTCCACCACCCAGCGCGCCCACTGGCTCGACCACGGCCAGGACTTCTACGCCGCCAACACCTTCACCGACGTCCCCGGCGGCCGACGCGTCATGATCGCCTGGATGAACAGCTGGAACTACGGCGGGAACATCCCCACCAGCCCCTGGCGCAGCGCCGACACCTTCCCGCGCCAGCTCGCCCTGCGGACCGTGAACGGCAAGACCCAGCTGGTCCAGAACCCGGTCAGCGAACTGAGAACCCTCCGCGGCAGCACCACCACCGTCCCCGCCAGAACCGTCACCGACGGCGCCACGCCGCTCGACGTCCAGGGCAACACCCTGGAGCTCAAGGCCGACCTCACCCCGGGCACCGCCACCCGCTTCGGCCTCGACGTACGCACCGGCGCCGCCGGACAGCGCACCCGGATCGGCTACGACACCGCCACCGGCGAGGTCTACCTCGACCGCACCGCCTCGGGTGCGACCGACTTCGACCCCACCTTCTCCAGCACCGAACACGCCCCGCTGGCACTCGACGGCAAGCCCCTGCACCTGCACGTCCTCGTCGACACCTCATCCGTCGAGGTCTACGCCCAGAACGCGCGCGGCGAGCAGGTCGTCCTGACCGACCAGATCTTCCCCGACCCCTCCAGCACCGGCGTCGACGTCTTCGCCGACAACGGAACGGCCGAACTCACCCACCTCCAGGCATGGCAACTGGCATCGACCTGGAAATGA
- a CDS encoding alpha/beta hydrolase, producing MRFTSETSSEGVLEQLFLLGDIPGVLWTPRGADGTRPLIAMGHGGGQSKKAPGIVDRARRFVAERGFAVVAVDAPSHGDRPEHEEFTRIATEYEARLDTGEGLVPLIAAFQSLVVRQIVPEWQTVLNEVQKLSHVGIGPVGYWGVSLGCVLGVPLIAAESRIRAAVLGLAGAEVSTETAAGITVPVEFLVQWDDERVPRTQSLALFDAFASTEKTLHANPGKHGEIPAFEIDSTLRFFARHLG from the coding sequence ATGCGCTTTACCTCTGAGACGTCGTCCGAAGGCGTCCTTGAACAGCTATTTCTCCTCGGCGACATCCCTGGCGTGCTATGGACTCCACGAGGTGCCGACGGGACCCGCCCACTGATTGCAATGGGGCACGGCGGCGGTCAGAGCAAGAAGGCCCCTGGCATCGTGGACCGTGCGCGCCGTTTCGTGGCCGAACGCGGTTTCGCCGTGGTGGCGGTCGATGCGCCAAGTCACGGTGACCGGCCGGAACATGAGGAATTCACCCGGATCGCGACCGAGTACGAGGCCAGGCTTGACACCGGTGAGGGGCTGGTCCCGCTGATCGCCGCATTCCAGTCGCTCGTTGTCCGTCAGATCGTGCCGGAATGGCAGACAGTCCTCAACGAGGTCCAGAAGCTCAGTCACGTTGGCATTGGCCCAGTTGGCTACTGGGGTGTGTCGCTGGGCTGCGTGCTCGGCGTCCCGCTCATCGCCGCCGAGTCCCGAATTCGGGCGGCAGTACTGGGCCTGGCCGGTGCTGAGGTGTCCACCGAGACCGCCGCGGGGATCACCGTCCCGGTGGAGTTCCTCGTCCAGTGGGACGACGAGCGAGTGCCACGGACCCAGAGCCTGGCACTGTTCGACGCCTTCGCCTCAACCGAGAAGACGCTGCACGCCAACCCCGGCAAGCACGGTGAGATCCCGGCATTCGAGATAGACAGCACGCTACGTTTCTTCGCCCGGCACCTTGGCTGA
- a CDS encoding RNA polymerase subunit sigma-70, with the protein MSADTRLEELGVSELGEVDEPAFSGLVERHRRELHVHCYRMLGSFEDAEDTVQETFLRAWRRRETFEGRSTFRAWLYRIATNACLDLLAKCRPEPATGGEVPWLQPYPDRLLDELPAGGADEPETVAVTRETIELAYLVAVQHLAPRPRAVLILRDVLGLPAKEVAQFLGDSVNSVNSALQRARAGMREHLPAERQDWTSGEEDPGTRELVRRFTDASVAKDVDGLAAMLRDDVRCSMPPTPGLYVGRDTVVNNWVEDGFADLGRLRCVLTSVNRQPALAFYLWREQEGAYLPLTIDVLRVTGGAITEIVIFHDDQFPRLGLPERLPADGTE; encoded by the coding sequence ATGAGTGCGGACACGCGGCTGGAGGAGCTGGGCGTGAGCGAGCTGGGCGAGGTCGACGAACCGGCGTTCTCCGGACTGGTCGAGCGGCACCGGCGGGAGCTGCACGTGCACTGCTACCGGATGCTCGGGTCGTTCGAGGACGCCGAGGACACCGTGCAGGAGACGTTCCTCCGTGCCTGGCGGCGGCGGGAGACCTTCGAGGGGCGGTCGACGTTCCGGGCCTGGCTGTACCGGATCGCCACCAACGCCTGCCTGGACCTGCTCGCCAAGTGCCGCCCGGAGCCTGCGACCGGCGGCGAGGTGCCGTGGCTGCAGCCTTACCCGGACCGGCTGCTCGACGAGCTGCCGGCGGGTGGCGCGGACGAACCGGAGACCGTCGCCGTCACCAGGGAGACGATCGAGCTGGCGTACCTGGTCGCGGTCCAGCACCTCGCACCGCGCCCGCGGGCCGTGCTGATCCTGCGGGACGTGCTCGGCTTGCCGGCCAAGGAGGTCGCGCAGTTCCTCGGGGACTCCGTCAATTCCGTGAACAGCGCGCTGCAGCGGGCCCGCGCCGGCATGCGGGAGCATCTGCCCGCCGAGCGGCAGGACTGGACCAGCGGCGAGGAGGACCCAGGGACGCGCGAACTGGTGCGCCGCTTCACCGACGCGAGCGTCGCCAAGGACGTCGACGGTCTCGCTGCCATGCTGCGGGACGACGTCCGCTGCTCGATGCCACCCACACCGGGCCTGTACGTCGGTCGCGACACGGTGGTGAACAACTGGGTCGAGGACGGGTTCGCGGACCTGGGGCGCCTGCGCTGCGTCCTCACATCGGTGAACCGGCAGCCCGCCCTCGCCTTCTACCTCTGGCGGGAGCAGGAGGGCGCGTACCTGCCGCTGACGATCGACGTCCTGCGCGTCACCGGCGGGGCGATCACCGAGATCGTCATCTTCCACGACGACCAGTTCCCGCGGCTCGGGCTGCCGGAGCGCCTGCCGGCGGACGGCACGGAGTAG
- a CDS encoding DUF6069 family protein: MNGMNGGGVGAGPASGRTNHTHRLRGLVGTGLTATLAATVATTLAAALAQAVGVDFEVPDGGETIPLSGFAVVTGLFSVVGIVIAVALLRWSPRPAERFVWTAVSLTTISLLPPLLSGANTATTTALLGLHLVAATVMIPTLARSLRTWTD; this comes from the coding sequence ATGAACGGCATGAACGGCGGCGGGGTCGGCGCAGGCCCGGCATCGGGCCGGACCAACCACACCCACCGACTCCGCGGGCTCGTCGGTACAGGCCTCACTGCCACGCTCGCAGCCACGGTGGCCACCACCCTCGCCGCGGCGCTTGCCCAGGCCGTTGGCGTCGACTTCGAGGTCCCCGATGGTGGCGAGACGATCCCCTTGTCCGGGTTCGCCGTGGTGACGGGCCTCTTCTCGGTCGTGGGCATCGTCATTGCCGTCGCTCTCCTTCGTTGGAGCCCTCGCCCCGCCGAGCGATTCGTGTGGACGGCGGTGTCGCTGACCACGATCTCGTTGCTCCCGCCCCTCCTCTCCGGGGCAAACACCGCCACCACCACCGCCCTCCTCGGGCTGCACCTCGTCGCTGCGACGGTGATGATCCCCACCCTGGCGCGGAGCCTCCGCACCTGGACCGATTGA
- a CDS encoding glutamate decarboxylase, producing the protein MTKRDDALLFGNRFLTAPAPSDTFPEEGMAATDALRLVDADLAMEGDPQRNLATFVTTLMEPEAQQLIAENLHRNFIDHAEYPISAEIEQRCVRMLADLFHAPGTTTGCRTQGSSEAIMLGALSLKWKWRERRQAANLSTDRPNLVFGGDVHVVWEKFCRYFDVEPRIVPLAEGKYTIGPEDVEPHLDENTIGVVAVLGTTFTGHKDDVVGIDKLLRDVRKRRDLDIPIHVDGASGAFVWPFLYPDSKWDFRLEQVRSINVSGHKYGLVYPGIGWLVFREESDLAKDLVFYENYLGKTDATFTLNFSTGASMVLAQYYNFVRLGRQGYTYVMKIMQENSHALADNLRSSGRFEVIGSDLEQLPLVAFRLAGKHAYDESDIAWQLSAERGWMVPAYTLPPNAERVKILRALVKETLSREQVERLSQDIADACRTLDDKGAAHGIERAQVKRGTGY; encoded by the coding sequence ATGACCAAGCGCGATGACGCACTTCTTTTCGGTAACCGATTCCTGACCGCGCCCGCTCCCTCCGACACCTTCCCCGAGGAAGGCATGGCTGCGACGGACGCCTTGAGGCTCGTGGATGCGGATCTCGCCATGGAGGGCGACCCGCAGCGCAACCTCGCCACATTCGTCACCACGTTGATGGAGCCGGAGGCCCAGCAGCTGATCGCCGAGAACCTCCACCGCAATTTCATCGACCATGCGGAGTACCCCATCTCCGCCGAGATCGAGCAGCGTTGCGTGCGCATGCTCGCCGACCTCTTCCACGCGCCGGGCACGACGACCGGATGCCGGACCCAGGGCTCGTCCGAGGCGATCATGCTCGGCGCCTTGTCACTGAAGTGGAAGTGGCGCGAGCGCCGCCAGGCGGCAAACCTGTCGACCGATCGCCCCAACTTGGTCTTTGGCGGAGACGTCCACGTCGTATGGGAGAAGTTCTGCCGCTACTTCGACGTCGAGCCGCGGATCGTGCCGCTGGCCGAGGGCAAGTACACGATCGGCCCCGAGGACGTGGAGCCCCACCTCGACGAGAACACGATCGGCGTCGTCGCCGTCCTCGGCACCACCTTCACCGGCCACAAGGACGATGTCGTCGGCATCGACAAGCTCTTGCGGGACGTCCGCAAAAGGCGGGACCTGGACATCCCGATCCACGTCGACGGCGCCAGCGGCGCCTTCGTGTGGCCCTTCCTCTACCCGGACTCGAAGTGGGACTTCCGGCTCGAGCAGGTCCGTTCGATCAACGTCTCGGGACACAAGTACGGTCTGGTCTACCCCGGCATCGGATGGCTGGTGTTCCGCGAGGAGTCCGACCTGGCCAAGGACCTCGTGTTCTACGAGAACTACCTGGGCAAGACCGACGCGACGTTCACGCTGAACTTCTCCACCGGCGCGTCGATGGTGCTCGCGCAGTACTACAACTTCGTGCGGCTCGGTCGCCAGGGCTACACCTACGTCATGAAGATCATGCAGGAGAACTCCCACGCGTTGGCGGACAACCTGCGCAGCAGCGGCCGCTTCGAAGTGATCGGGAGCGACCTCGAGCAGCTGCCGCTGGTCGCTTTCCGTCTCGCCGGCAAGCATGCCTACGACGAGTCCGACATCGCCTGGCAGCTCTCCGCCGAGCGGGGCTGGATGGTGCCCGCATACACGCTCCCGCCCAACGCGGAGCGGGTGAAGATCCTGCGCGCCCTGGTCAAGGAGACTCTGAGCCGCGAACAGGTCGAGCGGCTGAGCCAGGACATCGCCGACGCATGTCGCACGCTGGACGACAAGGGTGCCGCCCACGGGATCGAGCGGGCCCAGGTCAAGCGCGGCACCGGCTACTGA
- a CDS encoding GAP family protein → MVLDLVVIATAVTLGPLHNSAFILLLSSRQGVRLGLAFLLSWLANMIAVIACVVLLTGGQPPARHSVPSTAAIDAKLAIGLALVLYGAHRHIRPPRPHGPPRWTARIDNASPATAAGLAWLLQPWALVGAGAATAVDANLSTLAGWLALAGYCLLATLSLIVMEMYVVWAPAVANARLSALRDWLARRQEQLIVTFALLLGLWLTARSIAELVS, encoded by the coding sequence ATGGTCCTCGACCTGGTTGTGATCGCTACGGCCGTCACCCTGGGGCCGTTGCACAACAGCGCCTTCATCCTGCTGCTCTCCTCACGGCAAGGTGTTCGCCTGGGCCTGGCGTTCCTGTTGTCGTGGCTGGCCAACATGATTGCGGTGATCGCCTGCGTGGTGCTGCTGACCGGTGGTCAGCCCCCGGCCCGTCACAGCGTGCCCTCGACCGCCGCCATCGATGCGAAACTCGCCATCGGCCTGGCACTGGTGCTGTACGGCGCACACCGGCACATCCGGCCGCCCCGCCCGCACGGCCCGCCACGCTGGACCGCCCGGATCGACAACGCCTCCCCGGCCACGGCAGCCGGCCTGGCATGGCTGCTGCAGCCCTGGGCACTGGTCGGCGCCGGCGCCGCGACCGCCGTCGACGCGAACCTCTCCACCCTTGCCGGTTGGCTCGCGCTGGCCGGCTACTGCCTGCTGGCCACCCTCAGCCTGATCGTCATGGAGATGTACGTGGTCTGGGCGCCCGCGGTCGCGAACGCCCGGTTGAGCGCCCTGCGGGACTGGCTCGCGCGGCGTCAGGAGCAGCTGATCGTCACGTTCGCTCTGCTCCTCGGCCTGTGGCTGACAGCCCGGAGCATCGCCGAGCTGGTCTCCTGA
- a CDS encoding VOC family protein: protein MNPQPRFTLAATTLDAPDAHELAQFYQALLGWPMRKVETGWVEIAPADGSPSTRSEQQMMMHLDIEVNDLSSAVEHALALGATVADFQPQDDVRVLFDPAGHPFCLFVRTGPSA, encoded by the coding sequence ATGAACCCGCAACCGCGTTTCACGCTGGCCGCGACCACGCTTGATGCACCGGACGCCCACGAGTTGGCGCAGTTCTATCAGGCGCTGCTCGGATGGCCGATGAGGAAGGTGGAAACGGGCTGGGTGGAGATCGCTCCGGCCGATGGCAGTCCTTCCACACGGTCCGAGCAGCAGATGATGATGCATCTGGACATCGAGGTGAACGATCTGTCATCAGCCGTCGAGCACGCTCTTGCCCTGGGGGCGACGGTGGCGGACTTCCAGCCTCAGGACGACGTACGCGTCCTGTTCGACCCGGCGGGCCACCCGTTCTGCCTCTTCGTACGCACCGGCCCGAGCGCCTGA
- a CDS encoding formylglycine-generating enzyme family protein, producing MSMAAQPGTASSTRGMVRIPGGTFLMGAADFYPEERPVHPVTVDGFWMDAHPVTVAEFRRFVKATGYVTVAERALDPADYPDADPAALVPGALVFRMTPGPVDLDDWRQWWSYAPGACWRRPLGSGSTLNGRQLHPVTQVAYEDAAAYASWAGKGLPTEEEWEFAARGGLESAVFPWGDEFTPKGRRMANTWHGAFPWQYLPAAKSRPTPGTSPVRTYPPNGYGLYDVAGNVWEWTCDHFAPRHRDPAPEACCAPRNPRVDHQAETPAGPDRFPRRVIKGGSHLCAPNYCLRYRPAARQGQSEDSATCHLGFRAGVGLGEDPEFDQAFELGGGAFGVLRQQFVAEG from the coding sequence ATGAGCATGGCGGCACAGCCCGGTACGGCGTCCTCGACCCGCGGCATGGTCCGTATCCCGGGCGGAACGTTTTTGATGGGGGCGGCCGACTTCTATCCCGAGGAGCGGCCCGTGCACCCGGTGACGGTGGACGGGTTCTGGATGGATGCCCATCCGGTCACCGTCGCCGAGTTCCGGAGGTTCGTGAAGGCCACCGGCTACGTCACGGTGGCCGAGCGTGCGTTGGACCCGGCGGACTACCCGGACGCGGACCCTGCCGCGCTCGTCCCCGGGGCGCTGGTGTTCCGTATGACGCCGGGGCCGGTGGACCTCGACGACTGGCGCCAGTGGTGGTCCTACGCCCCGGGCGCCTGCTGGCGCCGCCCGCTGGGCAGCGGCAGCACCCTCAACGGCCGGCAGCTGCACCCGGTGACTCAGGTGGCCTACGAGGACGCCGCCGCTTATGCCTCCTGGGCCGGCAAAGGGCTGCCCACTGAGGAGGAGTGGGAGTTCGCCGCCCGCGGTGGGCTTGAGTCGGCGGTCTTCCCCTGGGGTGATGAGTTCACTCCCAAGGGCCGGCGCATGGCCAACACCTGGCACGGCGCCTTCCCTTGGCAATACCTTCCGGCCGCCAAGTCGCGGCCGACCCCGGGAACCAGCCCGGTGCGCACGTATCCGCCCAACGGCTACGGCCTGTACGACGTGGCCGGCAACGTCTGGGAGTGGACCTGCGACCACTTCGCCCCGCGCCACCGCGATCCCGCCCCCGAGGCCTGCTGCGCACCCCGGAATCCACGGGTTGACCATCAGGCCGAAACCCCGGCCGGTCCCGACCGCTTCCCCCGCCGCGTCATCAAGGGCGGGTCACACCTGTGCGCCCCGAACTACTGCCTGCGCTACCGCCCCGCCGCCCGCCAGGGCCAGTCCGAAGACAGCGCCACCTGTCATCTGGGCTTCCGTGCCGGTGTCGGCCTCGGTGAGGATCCCGAGTTTGACCAGGCGTTTGAGCTTGGCGGGGGTGCCTTCGGCGTTCTTCGGCAGCAGTTCGTGGCCGAGGGTTGA
- a CDS encoding GntR family transcriptional regulator: protein MVVVIVEYRIDRRSGVPAFQQIVQQTKQALRLGVLVPGDRLPTAKEVAEVSTVNPNTTLKAYRELEREGLVEPRPGQGTFVRRTLARPSAGTDSPLYAELVAWMAKAAGAGLEQEDVAALVTSAMEKQYAAGTTAATTTGFTTTGSTGATTTRSTGE, encoded by the coding sequence ATGGTGGTGGTGATCGTGGAGTACCGCATCGACAGGCGGAGCGGGGTCCCCGCCTTCCAGCAGATCGTGCAGCAGACCAAGCAAGCCCTGCGGCTGGGCGTCCTGGTGCCGGGGGACCGGCTGCCGACCGCCAAGGAAGTCGCCGAGGTCAGCACGGTCAACCCGAACACCACCCTCAAGGCGTACCGCGAGCTGGAGCGCGAGGGCCTGGTCGAACCGCGGCCGGGCCAGGGCACCTTCGTGCGCCGCACGCTGGCCCGCCCCTCGGCGGGCACCGACTCACCGCTGTATGCGGAGCTGGTGGCGTGGATGGCGAAGGCGGCCGGGGCCGGTCTTGAGCAGGAGGACGTGGCCGCGCTGGTCACGTCGGCGATGGAGAAGCAGTACGCCGCCGGGACCACGGCGGCCACGACCACGGGGTTCACGACAACGGGGTCCACGGGGGCCACGACAACTAGGAGCACAGGTGAGTGA